The following coding sequences are from one Saprospiraceae bacterium window:
- a CDS encoding gliding motility-associated C-terminal domain-containing protein has product MWWPNVISANGDKINDYFNVYGKRVRIVKSLAIYDRWGEQVYKAENLLDANKGGREIGWNGSFRGELVMPGVYVFVADIEFEGSSGSEIYKGDFTVIR; this is encoded by the coding sequence ATGTGGTGGCCGAATGTGATCAGTGCAAACGGGGACAAGATCAACGATTATTTCAATGTATATGGCAAGCGAGTTAGAATAGTGAAGAGTCTGGCGATCTATGACCGCTGGGGTGAGCAAGTATACAAAGCAGAGAATTTGTTGGATGCGAACAAAGGAGGAAGAGAGATAGGCTGGAATGGTAGCTTCCGCGGGGAGTTGGTAATGCCGGGTGTGTATGTGTTTGTCGCCGACATAGAGTTTGAAGGTAGTAGCGGTAGTGAAATCTATAAAGGAGACTTTACTGTGATCCGCTAG
- a CDS encoding TonB-dependent receptor: MPQIDLMRFRLLIFCFLAVFQSFSQKATIRGHVYDKSNGEPLAFATVVVKGLNQGTNTAQDGFFSISSLPGGDHILQVSYLGYDTAVFELRIGPNQIINKQVYLIESGINLGEISISGKKEQARTEVKISTLTVTPKEIKALPATGGEPDIAQYLQIIPGVISTGDQGGQIYIRGGSPVQNKILLDGMTVYNPFHSIGIFSVFETEAIRTVDVLTGGFSAEYGGRISAIVDMKTKDGNKSKFSGLVSGGPFMTRALFEGPLKKLNEDNSGSSISYLLTAKHSYIDQTSKTLYKYAIDEGNNNLPFQFTDLYGKVSLLSSAGSNFNIFGFSFNDRVNYSNLADLNWNAAGSGVNFKLIPANSDIIVGGNVAYTDYFIKLNEYNSSPRDSRIKGLQSNVDFSVFGKRSEVKYGIEFNAFSTDFNFINFLKIPFKVNANNTEIAAYFKYRLATKKIVLDPSLRVQYYASLAKAKLEPRLGLKYNMFPHFRLKAAGGYFTQNLMSSVSERDIVNLFVGFITSPDIISAWHGVGGFEYDLGERYELNVETYYKLFSDLYNLNRNKRFIADPDYVTEKGEAYGLDILLKAKGVSWGVWLGYSLGFVNRDNGQQVYPALFDRRHNLNFVLDYKFGRKKLWESGLRWNLGSGFAFTKIQGFLPDNKLPNGIDSKFGIENPEIGILYSDKINSGRLPYYHRLDLSLKRKIILSKNAGIDITASVTNAYNRKNIFYFNVVENRRVNQLPILPSLVITFYF, encoded by the coding sequence ATGCCTCAAATAGATTTGATGAGATTTAGACTGCTTATTTTCTGTTTTCTGGCTGTTTTTCAATCATTTTCACAAAAAGCCACGATAAGAGGTCATGTTTATGACAAAAGTAATGGGGAGCCGTTGGCATTTGCGACAGTAGTTGTAAAAGGTCTTAATCAAGGCACCAATACTGCTCAGGATGGATTCTTTTCTATTAGTTCTTTGCCGGGTGGAGACCATATTTTACAGGTCAGCTATCTGGGTTATGATACAGCTGTTTTTGAACTTAGAATTGGACCTAATCAAATTATTAATAAACAAGTTTATCTCATTGAAAGTGGTATAAACCTAGGTGAAATATCTATTTCCGGCAAAAAAGAACAAGCAAGAACCGAGGTTAAAATTTCTACTCTTACAGTTACACCAAAAGAAATAAAAGCTTTACCTGCAACAGGGGGAGAGCCGGATATTGCACAGTATCTTCAAATTATTCCAGGAGTGATATCCACTGGAGATCAAGGTGGTCAAATCTACATCCGGGGTGGTTCTCCGGTTCAAAATAAAATATTGTTGGATGGGATGACTGTTTATAATCCTTTTCATTCTATTGGGATATTTTCTGTTTTTGAGACAGAGGCAATACGAACTGTGGATGTTCTGACAGGCGGCTTTAGTGCCGAATATGGAGGAAGAATTTCAGCTATCGTTGACATGAAAACCAAAGACGGGAACAAATCAAAATTCTCAGGTTTAGTTTCAGGTGGACCATTTATGACCAGAGCATTGTTTGAAGGTCCTTTAAAAAAACTAAATGAAGACAACAGTGGATCTTCAATATCTTATCTGCTAACCGCAAAACATTCTTATATAGACCAAACAAGTAAAACGCTTTACAAATATGCTATAGATGAAGGGAATAATAATCTTCCATTCCAGTTTACAGATTTATATGGTAAAGTATCTCTTTTATCGAGTGCCGGAAGTAATTTTAATATATTTGGATTTTCATTTAATGACAGAGTAAATTATAGCAATCTAGCCGATTTAAATTGGAATGCTGCGGGGTCAGGCGTAAATTTTAAATTGATTCCGGCGAATTCAGACATCATTGTGGGAGGAAACGTAGCATACACGGATTATTTTATTAAGCTGAACGAGTACAATTCTTCACCAAGAGATAGCAGGATCAAAGGTCTCCAATCAAATGTAGATTTTAGTGTGTTTGGAAAGAGATCTGAAGTCAAATACGGAATTGAATTTAATGCTTTCTCCACTGATTTTAATTTTATCAATTTTCTCAAAATTCCATTTAAAGTAAACGCCAATAATACAGAGATTGCTGCTTATTTTAAGTATCGGTTAGCCACCAAGAAGATCGTCTTAGACCCAAGTTTAAGGGTCCAGTATTACGCATCACTTGCCAAAGCTAAATTAGAGCCTAGACTTGGCTTGAAGTATAATATGTTCCCGCATTTTAGATTAAAAGCTGCAGGTGGATATTTTACTCAAAATCTTATGAGTTCTGTAAGTGAGCGAGACATTGTCAACTTGTTTGTAGGTTTCATTACAAGCCCAGATATTATTTCTGCCTGGCATGGAGTGGGCGGATTTGAATACGACTTGGGCGAGAGGTATGAGCTGAATGTTGAAACTTATTATAAATTATTCTCTGATCTTTATAATTTAAATCGCAACAAAAGATTTATTGCAGACCCTGATTATGTCACAGAGAAAGGAGAAGCATATGGACTTGACATACTACTAAAAGCTAAAGGTGTCAGCTGGGGAGTTTGGTTGGGATATTCACTTGGATTTGTCAATCGCGATAATGGACAGCAGGTGTATCCGGCATTATTTGATAGAAGGCACAATTTGAATTTTGTTTTGGATTATAAATTTGGCAGAAAGAAATTGTGGGAAAGCGGCTTAAGATGGAATTTAGGTTCGGGATTTGCGTTTACTAAAATTCAAGGATTTTTGCCGGATAACAAATTGCCAAACGGTATTGATAGTAAGTTTGGCATAGAGAATCCTGAGATCGGTATTTTATATTCGGATAAAATTAATTCTGGAAGACTACCATACTATCATCGCTTAGACTTATCACTCAAGCGAAAAATTATACTTAGTAAAAATGCTGGTATTGACATTACAGCGAGCGTAACCAATGCTTACAATCGAAAGAATATATTTTATTTTAATGTTGTCGAAAATAGGAGAGTGAACCAATTGCCAATACTTCCATCATTGGTAATTACTTTTTACTTTTAA
- a CDS encoding c-type cytochrome, protein MYWISFLLIFSGLSMLSCRFSINTYKEGEILYKTQCSGCHGDQAEGWANLYPSLQSEQLATDYRNNLACWIKFGKIYNTIDSNSRPSIVEMPAHSHLSDIEICNILNFLNSKIWQRSRFTLQEINLQLNSCEIKSKK, encoded by the coding sequence TTGTATTGGATCTCTTTTCTTTTGATATTCTCTGGCTTGAGTATGCTCTCGTGCAGATTTTCAATAAATACTTATAAAGAAGGGGAAATATTATATAAAACCCAATGTTCAGGTTGTCATGGAGATCAGGCTGAAGGCTGGGCAAATTTGTACCCTTCATTGCAGTCCGAGCAGCTCGCTACAGATTACAGAAACAACTTAGCGTGTTGGATAAAATTTGGGAAAATATACAATACAATAGATAGTAACAGTAGACCATCCATTGTTGAAATGCCAGCACACAGTCACTTATCAGACATAGAAATCTGTAATATTTTGAACTTCCTTAATAGCAAAATTTGGCAACGGAGCCGATTTACCTTACAAGAAATCAATCTGCAATTAAATTCGTGTGAAATTAAAAGTAAAAAGTAA
- a CDS encoding SCO family protein produces the protein MKYLAQFFVLLLAAGCQTKKLPIIGIEVEENGVKTHARTPDFSLYNQDSIVITQDSINDKIHIANFFFTSCPTICPKTMRSMVELEKKFGSNPTIIYLCFSIDYKRDSVQQLKSYASKLGIQNPRFHLLSMNSNAQIKAIAERYMSVAMEDESAAGGFDHSGWILLVDGEQHIRSYALGTDPKEMEKFAKDVELLLKEYQENHGKK, from the coding sequence ATGAAATATTTAGCTCAATTCTTTGTTCTTCTGCTTGCTGCGGGATGTCAAACTAAAAAATTACCTATTATAGGCATTGAAGTGGAAGAAAATGGTGTAAAAACGCATGCCCGGACACCAGATTTTTCACTGTATAATCAGGACAGCATAGTCATAACCCAAGACAGCATTAATGATAAAATTCATATAGCCAATTTCTTCTTTACCTCTTGTCCCACCATCTGTCCAAAAACGATGAGATCAATGGTTGAATTGGAGAAAAAATTTGGATCAAATCCAACCATAATCTATTTATGCTTCAGTATTGATTACAAAAGAGATTCTGTTCAGCAACTTAAGTCTTATGCCAGTAAATTAGGTATACAAAATCCAAGATTTCACTTACTCAGTATGAATTCTAATGCGCAAATCAAAGCGATTGCAGAAAGATATATGAGTGTTGCAATGGAAGATGAAAGTGCAGCGGGTGGCTTTGACCATAGTGGATGGATACTATTGGTAGACGGTGAACAACATATCAGATCTTATGCACTTGGTACTGACCCAAAAGAGATGGAAAAATTTGCCAAAGATGTTGAACTATTGTTAAAAGAATACCAGGAAAATCATGGGAAAAAATGA